The Drosophila innubila isolate TH190305 chromosome 3R unlocalized genomic scaffold, UK_Dinn_1.0 2_E_3R, whole genome shotgun sequence genome has a segment encoding these proteins:
- the LOC117790369 gene encoding myb-like protein Q: protein MSMHNYTNPAFCQNSEFYPVPSSNRVESIYNRSLQLNFQAGQVVPPPCRDPREGPLRMQRSMSTRSVTRKQYQQQQQQQQLQLQHPQQQQLQLQQHQQQQSQSGRYALVPLEELGAVGSRYAIVPGQAAQRLARSQDNLDRYGSRQGLQSDEEPHSFHEEPQQQETQFASLPPTLNSLPVKPPAKIKHAFSSDFGSKTFLIVDKNSNQRYQMVPTAEDEELVDENQEIIQMHNGRAHRYAVIPTEADDEDLAEESSHIQQETCLSNTELSQQFNMRTSTPQQRNAAAATRALHELLTTPRKMQPPPRLAHSTPRNAAHHEQLQRERQLQLYQSQQHINLHRQTTVSVAPSPALPLRQQRLSPQRLHYETVKPATPQVVASDRSMAVISPRVQEQDLSSLQGKSGNGHNSYPQKVANATITLAIVSLMLVLGSTMNAGLIIYMIAHFGKSFYLQFGLVASFCGIGLGFLGFRSRHCEWLPNRSYTSGYILVTIFCLFKCCGLLLILVLDPFPGLPLHDVTTGVILGLSTFTMFFIGLGVIGSLWCYRPPPDNRVNVA from the exons ATGTCAATGCACAATTATACGAATCCGGCATTTTGCCAGAACAGCGAGTTCTATCCGGTTCCCTCGAGCAATCGTGTCGAGTCCATTTACAATCGCAGCCTGCAGCTGAATTTTCAGGCGGGTCAAGTGGTGCCGCCGCCATGTCGTGATCCACGCGAGGGGCCGCTCCGCATGCAGCGTAGCATGTCGACGCGTTCGGTGACGCGTAAACAgtaccaacagcaacaacaacaacaacaattgcagctgcaacacccgcaacaacaacaactacaactacaacaacaccaacaacaacagtcgcaGAGCGGACGCTATGCCTTGGTGCCTCTCGAGGAGCTGGGTGCAGTTGGCAGTCGTTATGCCATTGTGCCTGGCCAGGCAGCTCAGCGTCTGGCCAGATCGCAGGATAATCTCGATCGTTATGGCTCACGGCAAGGCCTGCAGTCGGATGAGGAGCCACATTCGTTCCATGAGGagccacagcagcaggagACACAATTCGCCAGCTTGCCGCCCACTTTGAATTCGCTGCCAGTCAAGCCTCCGGCAAAGATTAAACACGCCTTCTCCAGCGACTTTGGCAGCAAAACTTTTCTGATTGTGGACAAGAACAGCAATCAGCGTTATCAAATGGTGCCCACGGCGGAGGATGAGGAGCTGGTGGATGAGAATCAGGAGATCATACAGATGCACAATGGACGTGCACATCGCTATGCGGTGATTCCCACTGAAGCGGATGATGAGGATCTGGCCGAGGAGTCCTCCCACATCCAGCAGGAAACCTGCCTCAGCAACACGGAGCTGAGCCAACAGTTCAATATGCGCACATCGACGCCGCAGCAGCGAAATGCGGCAGCTGCCACACGAGCGCTGCACGAACTGTTGACGACACCACGCAAAATGCAACCACCACCGCGTCTAGCACACTCCACGCCCCGCAATGCGGCACACCACGAGCAGCTGCAACGCGAGCGGCAATTACAACTCTACCAGAGTCAACAGCACATCAACTTGCACCGTCAGACGACCGTCTCCGTCGCACCGTCCCCCGCTCTGCCCCTGCGCCAGCAGCGACTCTCGCCACAGCGGCTGCACTACGAGACGGTGAAGCCAGCCACGCCACAAGTTGTGGCAAGCGATCGCTCCATGGCGGTGATTAGTCCCCGAGTGCAGGAACAGGATCTGAGCAGTCTGCAAGGCAAGTCTGGCAATGGGCACAACTCGTATCCACAGAAGGTGGCAAATGCCACCATCACATTGGCCATTGTCTCGCTGATGCTCGTCTTGGGCAGCACCATGAATGCCGGACTCATTATCTATATGATAGCGCAC TTTGGCAAGTCCTTTTACCTGCAGTTTGGTCTGGTTGCCTCTTTCTGTGGCATCGGACTCGGTTTCCTTGGCTTTCGGTCGCGGCATTGCGAGTGGTTGCCAAATCGCAGCTACACCTCTGGCTACATCTTGGTCACCATCTTCTGCCTCTTTAAGTGTTGTGGCCTGCTGCTTATTCTCGTCCTGGATCCGTTTCCTGGTCTGCCGTTGCACGATGTCACCACTGGCGTCATCTTGGGATTGTCCACCTTTACCATGTTCTTCATTGGCCTCGGCGTCATTGGCAGCTTGTGGTGCTATCGTCCACCACCGGATAACCGCGTCAATGTGGCTTAA